ATTAAACTTACAGTCATTGAACAAGAGATGGCTTGGTATTGTAGGTGAGAGAGTTCACAAGAATAAAGATGTGAACTGGAGTCAGCTGGAGAAGGTTTGTTCTAGGCCTACAGATATCTGCATGGTACTCCACCAAAGTTTCCAAGAGTTTGAAGGGTGTGAGTTTTGTGGGTGGCGTATACACGACCGTAGAAACACCTTCAATTTAGGCGTTGAGTATTTTGTCCATACACATGGAGGTCAGGTCCGTGAGTCGGATGAAACATGGCCATGGAGGGACGCTTTGCGTTTCGAGCAGATGTTGAGGAAGACTAACCAGATCAAAAACCCGAATGGATTCTCGTTCATGTAGTGGTTGGATTTATACCTAAGTGTCATGCATGTCTTAATTTTCGTTTTCGTCGTTTTTGTTAATGACTTTTTGTTACAGAAGTATATATCAAGTAGTATTGGAGTATGATACAAACACTAAGTATTAGTGTTTGCGTGGGATTTAAGTAAATCATAAGATATACTTCTGTAACACTTTTGAATCTTTTTAGTATCATAACCTTATCAAAGGGTATTTATTCATTAAAAAGGATCATCCGAAATTATGTTTCATTTTGaagccattttttttttggctttaTAATTAGTACGGAGTACATTTAAAAAGCCTTGTATAATTATTCATtagtttcttattttttttatatgaatCAAATTGTCTTACGGTATGAGATGTGCAGTAGCAGATAAGATGCGGAAGAGTTAAATATcataaaaatacataaatttaAAGAGATAAAACGAGATGAACATAATTAATAGATAAAAACACAACTGTCTCTTACAATCCAAGGCTAGTGATCCAAAATAATCCATATAATTGAAAAAAGGCCGACAGAAATGGATTCTGGAAAGTTCAAAATGGCAAAATGAACGAAGTAGGATGCATAGATAGATATATTCTGGAAAAGTAACATCAACAAACCATTTCGAAGAAGTAATCAGTTCCTCAGTTTTGTAAAGTAATGCCTCTCAGGCCATGAGTTGTAGATCATTCTTTTTTTCATGCCTCCATGAGTGTTGACAAGGAAATCACGCCCCTTCTTCATTGCATCGAACCTTAAGGGAACAGACCAAGTGCAGATCTCGCACTCCGACATGGCATCTAGGTTTTCATGGCGTTCACCACACGGGAGGGTGTTCTTACAACAGAACGATTCTAAGTCGCTCCAGTCAACTCCTTCATTTGCATGGATTTTGTCACCAGCAAGATCGCAACATCTCTTCTCCAACTGGAGACATTTCAGAAGATCAAAAATCCTCGTTATTTTAGGAAATATGTGTTCATAAAAAATGCAATCCCACGCTCCAAACTCATCGTGGTTTGGAAAATAAGGTTCCTTTTCTATATTGACAATTTTATCAATGGGTTCAGAATTCGCCATTGTATGTGTTATGGattatgttttgtttttctttttgctcaAAGGGAAGAAAAGGTTACACTTTTGTTTGTAAATTTGAATAGGTTTAATTTTGAAGCTTAATCGACATTTATAGGACGACAAAATGATTTTCAAGAGCGGTCTATAATTATGACAACGTCAATATTTCTATCGATTAAAACTCCAACAAATTTATTTTAACGTTCAGAATAGACAATGAAGAAAATTATTTAAGTATCACAATAATTTACATAGTATCATATTATCAGTAAGGTTCAAAgtagatacaaattaattatattaattatgataatttattttatagtaTCTTATTAACAATAAAATAGAATCCTTTGTTTTTAAGATACAATCGTCTACATTAATTCTGTTATAGTTTCAATGACAACGTCTACGTAGTATCCAATGTGTATTTATAGATTATCCTATTAACATTAATTTAATATTCAAATAGTATTTGATATAGTATATTCAAGTTTAATAATtgtatttaaaatatttttttgataatCAGAGTATCCTTTGTTATTAATGTAGAATTTTGAACGACCAGATGAAAATGATACTACCTTAGGGTTAAGAATTTGGAACGACCAGATAAAATTACTTTGGGCTTCTGATGGTCCCATATATATAGATTACCATCTctgataaaaaataaaatattctcCAACTTAGTGAAATACATCGAACATGAAACCCTTCGTTTTACCTCCTTCCCAATCTAGAACATTGGGAGAAATTTTTGAGGATGAGATTATTCCGAAGGCCAACGGAATATATGAACTCATGATAATTGAGATgcttaataagaaaaatatgtGTTACGTGAGGGATAAAATTCATTTCAGCAGAGGTTCGGTGGACTGGAGTAGGATGGCGCTCATTCGGCCTAGAGCTCGTTGTGACATAATCCACGACACCATAGAAGAAGCGGGAACGTGTGCACGTTGTTGGTGGGCTGGGCAATTGAGTAGGAATATCTACAACGACGGTGTCGGCTATGGTGATCAAAATCGAGATGGTCAATCTTGGTCCTGGAGGGTTTGTTTGCCGGAGGGACATAAATTTAATATGAATTGACATGTTCTTATTTTAACTAGTTTTTGTTTTTATGAATCATTTTCCATTTTGGTTTCATTAGttgcaatatcttttcaatttatAAGAGAATATAATCTCTTCAATTAACGAGATAATATAATCGTTTCTGTTTATAGTTCATTTCCGTTAACAACGCCTTTTCTTAGTTTAAATTTGCTGGGCTGAACACCAAATCAGACCGATTACTATTCACGTTTAATattcatgtttaatatgatattcaataaacttaaagctaCTATTCGCGTCAAGAATAAAAAACGCTTACTATTCATATTTAATATGatattcaataaacttaaagctaCTATTCGCCTCAAGAATCAAAAACAAAACTTATAGCTTTACTGTTCTCGTGCTTGTTATGTTGAACTGAtatatttttacactattctgtGTGATTGGTAGTTTAATTTGTTGTATGATACCATATTAACAAAATATGATCTTATAACATCATATaataccttcaaaaaaaaaaagtttgtaaTGAAGTATAGTACACGTATTTTGTAGTTTTGTAAAAGAGACAAATATtgtattaaagaaaaaaaattaaaagataataTAAAAAACACAATAATTTAACTACAGTCACTGCATAAAAAAATCCGCCTACTTTTAAATCGATCAGTACATTAGTTTATGGGatcattcttttttaaaaaatccgTATTTGAAGTGCCAAATTAATTTGTATTGCAAATTagacgtgctgatacccctttgtcATATTGGTTAGTTGAACGCTTCCTAAAGTTCATAAAACACCAAGTTTCGAATCCTAACAAGAacttaggattttttttttttttaatatcacaTGTTTTATGAGATCAATATTTACATAAAGAAATCAAATACATTTTCTATGTTTTTTTCCCTATCTAAATATTGTTTGATCCTTTTGAAAACAAAAAGGATTTTACGTAAAATATTCCCCTCCAAAAAATTCGTGCAACTttgatcaaaataaaaatagtttcaaacgtgcatataattttttttttttttttatatcacaTATTTTTGGGATCAATATTTACATCAAGAAATCAAAATCGATAAAACCACAATCATTATGGCTTTTATTTATCCTATGTACTACAAACCCTTtccaagaaactaaaatcatgtTGTATTTTTTTAAATCGATCAGTACATTAGTTTATGGGATCATTCTTTTTAAAAGAATCCGTTATTAAGTCAAATAAATTTGTATTGCAAATTagacgtgctgatacccctttatCATATTGGTTACTTGAACAGTTGAACGCTTCCTAAACTTCATGAAACACTGGGTTTCGAATCCTATAAGACCTtaggattttgtttttttaatgtttttttcctATCTAATTATTGTTTGatccttttaaaacaaaaaagattTTACGAATTTTACGTAAAATTCGTGCAACTttgatcaaaattaaaatagtttcaaacgtgcatataatttatttattaccaCTATTTCCCATATGAAGTTTAAACGTCACATTAAACACTGCCCCCCacttataaataaaattcataattatGGGATCAAAATGTTAAAATTTGACCTTAGAATTTTTTTTGTCATGTTATCACATGTTATGGGATCAATATATTTTCATAACTAAATATTTTTTGATCCCTTTAAAACATAATAGATTTTAGTTAAAATATACCCCTCCAAAAAATTCGTACATGAACGATCAAAATTCAAATAGTTCAAACGTATATATAATTTATTAACACTATTTCCCAAGAAGTAGTTTAAACGTCACATTGTccctatataaatataattcatgataaaatttcaaacttcaTCTTGGGGTTTTAGAGTACTGTAAAATTTTCTCTCCTTGCCGTGAAGTACTAGCTGCCACAAGGCCCACAACGATAGAACCGACGACAACTTTTTCTGGCGTATACTTCCGGCTTCCATTGCCGGGTGAGAACTGTAACATTTTAATAACTTATTAATGTTAATTAGATATTATTATCATTTTTTATATTGCGATTTTGATTTAATAGACGTAATTTGAATGATGTGAAAATTGTTCATTAAGGTGATGAATCGATATTTTCGTAAAGTAATATTATGGTGCCTATTATTTTATGTACTTTTTTGTAAGCCATAAGATTATATTGTCAATTCATGACTATCTTACACCTTATCTTACAATCACCACAGTGAAATGAAGACTGATTCCCACATTTCACGCAAAGATGTGAATATAGACCTAAATGAAGTGTTAGATGATATGGCAGAGCTTCGTTTGCGTGGAGAGACATCAAACCAAGCCGTGCATGATAACGCACTGGAGAATCAGTTTAATGATGACAATGTaactacaaatttcaatatagaCCTAAATGAATGTGTGGAGGAGACCATTGAGTTGTCTTCAAGTGATGTGGTGGAAAAGGGCGAGGAGCTTCGTACATATGATGTTGTGGAGGAGGCTGAGGTGGACGAGGAGGCCATTGAGTTGTCTTCAAATGATGTGGTGGAACAGGGCGAGGAGGCTCAGGAGGATGAGGTAGCTCAGGAGGATGAGGAGGCTCAGGAGGATGAGGAGCCATCCGTAAACCATGTTGATAAAATCCCAACTGTGGGGATGTCCTTTACTTCGGGCAATGAATTTGCTGATTACTGCCATAAGTATGCGTATAATAAAGGTTTTGAGTTCTCTGTGAGATCAAGTTCATTAATACATGAGTACCGTGAAGAAGGAGTTAACAAAAAGGGGGTAGGGGATAAAGAGCCCATGTATCATATGATGAGAAGGATTCGATTTATTTGTAACAAAGGAGCCCCGAAAAGGGGGGAAAGAACTAAAGTTACGGGGTGTAAGGTGTTTGTAGATGCGCGGCTAGAGAATGACATGATGGTAATCAAGCATTGTGATTTGTCTCACAATCATGATCTTTATCCGGATCACACCCGGCTAATGGCGAACTATCGATGTATTGATGAACAATCTTTTCAAAAGATGGTTCTGAATGATGCAGCTGGGATATCTTTGAATAAGAGCTTTAACTCGCTTGTGATTGGGAGTGGAGGACATGCAAATGTATCATACAATCACCGCGACCTGAGAAATGCAGTGAACTTGGAACGTAGGCGTACCATTTTTGGAGGTGATGCAGCTGCTGTTGAAGCACACTTTAAGAAAATGCATGAATTCAATAAAGACTTCTACAGTGCAATCCAAACGGATAAAGAAGGGAAGCTCTTGAACGTTTTCTGGGCTGATGCAAGGTGCAGGGCACAATACAAAGATTTTGGAGATATTATCACATTTGATACAACTTTCCTATGCAACAGGTATGATACATGTATCCTAcatgatatatattttttgaaaaaacaccATTTTAACATTTACGGGATCATTAATGTTTTATAAAcagttataatttttatttttttgaaaaaaagttGAACATAGCATCTGTATTTAAAAATACATTAGATTATCATTTATaggatgatttatgtttattaattaaaatggaTTAAGTTTCAATTTATAGGATCTTATTAGTATCATTTATGTTTCATAAACttctttttcatttaaaacacatcatattttattttagaggATCATTTGTATTTATTAAATATTGAACATAGCTTCTGTATTTAAATACGAATGATTATCATTTATaggatgatttatgtttattattGAAAATGGATTAAGTTATAATTTATAGGATCGTATTAGTATCATTTATGTTTCATAAACttctttttcatttaaaacACATCATATTTTATGTTAGAGGATCATTTGtatttaataaatattgaacgtAGCATCTGTATTTAAAATACATTAGATTATCATTTATAGGATATGTTTATTAATGAAAATGGATTAAGTTACAATTTATAGAATCGTGTTAGTATCATTTATGTTTCATAAACTTATTTGTCATTTAAAACACATCATATGTTAATTTAACGGATCATTTTATATTTACTAAACATTGACGTTGTTGATTGGATAAGTAACAACAATGATGCGAATAATATATCTTTTAACTTTATTTATCAGGTACAAAATGCCTTTTGCTCCTTTTATTGGTTGCAATCATCACGGCTCATCAATCGTCCTTGGTGCTGCCCTAATAACCTACGAGGATGCAGAATCATTTGTTTGGGTATTCGAACAATGGCTGCAGTGTATGGGAAAACCCCCAATGGGCATCATCACCGATCAGTGTAAGGCTATTGGAAAGGCAGTCCAGACTGCATTTCCTGGTGTGCCGCATAGGTTATGTGTTTGGCATATTATGCAGAATGCAAGCAGAAACTTGGGCAAATATTCGAGCTGGAAAGAAATAGATAAAGATTTTCAAGTAGTCGTGCACGACACACTGACCATCGAAGAATTTGATGATGCATGGAAATCCATGGTTACGAAATTTGGGTTACAGAACGACAAATGGATAAATGAAACTTATCGTATTCGGGCCAGTTGGGCCCCTGGTTATTGGCGGAGCTCATTTTGGGCTGGAATGTCATCGTCACAAAGGAGTGAAGGAATGAACCGCTTTTTCAAAACATATGTAGGCTTAAACACGTGTTTGATACAATTCATGAAGCAATTTGAGGCAGCTCTTAGAGGAAAAGTGGAAGAGGAAAAGAAGTTACATCTCGActcacaaaataaaccatatACTTATAACAACACCCTAATTGCGGAGGTAGTGTTCTGCAAGGCATACACCAATACAAAGTTTAAAGAGGTGAGGGGTGAGGTGATGGGTCTGACGCACACAAATATTGTGAGTACTGGCCGTGACGGCACAAAAATCTTATATGATGCGGTGGAGAAGATCCCAATCCCCGTACATAAAGCAAAGCAGAAGACTTTTCAGGTTACCATTGACAAAGAAATGGGTGAGTTTACTTGCTCATGTATGCTTTTTGAGTTTCGGGGAATTTTGTGCAGGCACATCATTCGTGCGATTCATTGTGAGGATGTCAACTCTATACCTGATAAGTACATTTTGACTAGATGGAGGAAAAACGTAGTTAGGGATTACGAGAGTATCAAGGTTGAGTATTATGACCCAAATGACTCAACCCAAGTGAAAAACAGTAGGGAGGTAGCAAAACGGAACAACTACATTTCTACGTTGGCACTGCACAATAGTGAGACACTCTCGATTTTTATGGAAGCCACTGAAAAAATGCGTGAGAGTCTCGAAGATACAATTGGTATTAAGAGGACtgatggtgatgattttatggACTGGTGGGACCCTTCGAGTAAGAGGGTGTTTGGCCGCCGTAGGATAAGGCCAAAGGAAAACAATAAACAACACCTCGAACGCTCCGCAGTGCCAGTTGAAGGGGCCAGTAAAGATCCGATAGACCAAAGAGGCAAAGGTAGGGCTCAAGAGAAAAGGAAAAAGCACCCAGCTGagaaaaaaacaaggaaaagGCGAAAAAATGTTGTGCACGACACAGACGAGGATATGGACGAGGTATGATCTTTTAATTCCATTCGTTAGACTACACctcaaataaagaaaataaattgtaGTCCATCAAAATAAATCATTCTAGTTTTTGCGATGTTACAATATTATATACATAATCTATTTATGCTAGCTAATTTTTTCATATAAAAGGGTTTATGTTCTTCATTCTTGTTTTTAAAGATTAATTATTGTATATATAGAATCTTTTTCTGttattatatgtatatatagggtttattttatattttatacaaGTACGACGAGAATATTGTGGTACAAATACTAATACAAAGTATAGAAATCATAATATTGCATAACATATTATTCTgtttttttgattgaattttctctTTTGTGTTCGATTTTGCAAAGGAGAATGATGAGGCATTGCCAAATGGAGAACAAGGCCATGTTGATGCTGGTAGAAGTGCTGGTGTAACTGATTCTTACTACGGTGGATATCAATATTACGGCGGAAATTTTATCAATCCGGGATACAATCCTAACTTTTTCGCACCCAGCAGC
This Spinacia oleracea cultivar Varoflay chromosome 6, BTI_SOV_V1, whole genome shotgun sequence DNA region includes the following protein-coding sequences:
- the LOC110778632 gene encoding protein FAR1-RELATED SEQUENCE 6-like; protein product: MKTDSHISRKDVNIDLNEVLDDMAELRLRGETSNQAVHDNALENQFNDDNVTTNFNIDLNECVEETIELSSSDVVEKGEELRTYDVVEEAEVDEEAIELSSNDVVEQGEEAQEDEVAQEDEEAQEDEEPSVNHVDKIPTVGMSFTSGNEFADYCHKYAYNKGFEFSVRSSSLIHEYREEGVNKKGVGDKEPMYHMMRRIRFICNKGAPKRGERTKVTGCKVFVDARLENDMMVIKHCDLSHNHDLYPDHTRLMANYRCIDEQSFQKMVLNDAAGISLNKSFNSLVIGSGGHANVSYNHRDLRNAVNLERRRTIFGGDAAAVEAHFKKMHEFNKDFYSAIQTDKEGKLLNVFWADARCRAQYKDFGDIITFDTTFLCNRYKMPFAPFIGCNHHGSSIVLGAALITYEDAESFVWVFEQWLQCMGKPPMGIITDQCKAIGKAVQTAFPGVPHRLCVWHIMQNASRNLGKYSSWKEIDKDFQVVVHDTLTIEEFDDAWKSMVTKFGLQNDKWINETYRIRASWAPGYWRSSFWAGMSSSQRSEGMNRFFKTYVGLNTCLIQFMKQFEAALRGKVEEEKKLHLDSQNKPYTYNNTLIAEVVFCKAYTNTKFKEVRGEVMGLTHTNIVSTGRDGTKILYDAVEKIPIPVHKAKQKTFQVTIDKEMGEFTCSCMLFEFRGILCRHIIRAIHCEDVNSIPDKYILTRWRKNVVRDYESIKVEYYDPNDSTQVKNSREVAKRNNYISTLALHNSETLSIFMEATEKMRESLEDTIGIKRTDGDDFMDWWDPSSKRVFGRRRIRPKENNKQHLERSAVPVEGASKDPIDQRGKGRAQEKRKKHPAEKKTRKRRKNVVHDTDEDMDEENDEALPNGEQGHVDAGRSAGVTDSYYGGYQYYGGNFINPGYNPNFFAPSSSNYRPNIYLNQQPLGRGYPNFSVRNPQQLSQSYMSQGSNQYSAMRPGF